One Microvirga thermotolerans DNA window includes the following coding sequences:
- the rpmE gene encoding 50S ribosomal protein L31 encodes MARKETEHPDYHFIKVVMTDGTEYMTRSTYGKEGDTLNLDIDPKTHPAWTGGQQQLLDRGGRLSRFNSKFGNLSFGKK; translated from the coding sequence ATGGCGCGCAAAGAAACCGAACACCCGGACTACCACTTCATCAAGGTCGTGATGACCGACGGCACCGAGTACATGACCCGGTCGACCTACGGCAAGGAGGGCGACACCCTCAACCTCGACATCGACCCCAAGACCCACCCGGCCTGGACCGGCGGCCAGCAGCAGCTGCTCGACCGCGGCGGCCGTCTGTCGCGCTTCAACTCGAAGTTCGGCAACCTGTCCTTCGGCAAGAAGTAA
- a CDS encoding DUF1465 family protein: MSEPDVIKLGAGTVPFGHGFVHSDAFKALFQEGMELVEDTAAYLDGQGRLDSKRLPREGVIAYATESMRLTTRLMQIASWLLLQRAVAEGEITPDQAQLENNRVHLTQQDTVTSVEDFEALPPRLKELIGLATRIHARILHLERLMSEPDPGPVAPAPNPVAAQHRLLEQVFGGH, translated from the coding sequence GTGAGCGAACCCGATGTGATCAAGCTTGGCGCCGGAACCGTTCCGTTCGGGCATGGCTTCGTCCATTCGGATGCGTTCAAGGCCCTGTTCCAGGAGGGCATGGAACTCGTCGAGGACACGGCCGCCTATCTCGACGGCCAGGGGCGCCTCGATTCCAAGCGCCTGCCCCGGGAGGGCGTCATCGCCTACGCGACCGAGAGCATGCGCCTCACCACGCGGCTGATGCAGATCGCTTCCTGGCTTCTCCTGCAGCGGGCGGTGGCGGAGGGCGAGATCACGCCCGACCAAGCGCAGCTCGAGAACAACCGGGTCCACCTGACCCAGCAGGACACGGTTACCTCCGTCGAGGATTTCGAGGCCCTTCCGCCGCGCCTCAAGGAACTGATCGGCCTCGCCACGCGGATCCACGCCCGCATCCTCCATCTGGAACGGCTCATGTCGGAGCCCGATCCCGGACCCGTCGCGCCTGCGCCCAATCCCGTCGCGGCCCAGCATCGCCTGCTGGAGCAGGTCTTCGGCGGCCATTGA